The sequence below is a genomic window from Pecten maximus chromosome 14, xPecMax1.1, whole genome shotgun sequence.
GTTGGTGCAAGTGTGGTTTGAACAAATATAGTTAAAGATGTAACAGAGGTTTTGTTGAAGTATAATTTCAATAGTTGTAGCTTGTACAGGTGTGATTTCAAGAcatgaaatgaaacattttctcCAGGTTGGAGAGTATGAATGTGAATAGACTTGGGAATAACACGACCAATATTAGAAAACACTAGTTATTAAACATTGAAGAGGTATGGTTTTTGGTTTTCGTATGAATTTGTACAGATGTAGTTTTATAAGTACATCATGTAGAGTTTGTACGGGTGAAGTTTTTAAAGGTATAGTTTgtacatgatttttttattgGTATAATTTGAACAGATGGAGATAATACGTTTGTAGTTTTTACAGGTAAAGTTATAGCAGGTGTAGTTTGTACGggtatattttaaacatatgtAGTTTGCACATTGTTAGTATGTATAGGGTATATGAATAGAACAAATGGAGTTTGAACAGctgtattgtactgtgttgGTGGTCATGTTTAGGTTTTAAAGCACAATTGGTACagattgtgttatttttttgtgttttcagGAACACTGAGGGTGACACGAAGATATTGAAGATAGAAATGGAGCACTACTGGAAATATCTTCTATTTTTAATAATCATTGGCACGATTGTATCACAGTATGGTGTAAGAAGTGCAACCTTGGATGACGTTGTTCAACTACAGACCGATTTGTTCACAAATTACTCGGTCAACCACAGGCCAATCACCAACCACACAGATACGTTAAACGTAAGCGCAGGCGTATTCCTCATTAATATACTTGAACTTGATGATGTATCTGGGGTTATTGAGATAAACTTCGTCCTCTCCCTGCATTGGACTGATCACAGACTATCATGGACTCCCAGCTCTTACGGCGGACTGACTACACACACTCTGCTGCCATCCTATGTCTGGTGTCCAAAGATATATTTGCTGACAACAGCTGATGAACTTGAGTCATTTACTGGTCCAAACTTTCCTGTCATTGTGGAGTCAAATGGAAACGTACAGTGGCTTCCTGGAAAATTAGTGAAATCTTCATGTCGGGTTGACATAACACACTTTCCGACTGACACTCAGACTTGTACatttattatctccccttgggGGTTCTCTCCTTCGGAGTTGTATCTGACCTTTCTGAGCAGTACACTTTTCTTACAGTATGCCAGACCAAATGGGGAATGGGAAATCGTTTCGACATTAGTGAAACAAACCTCAGTGTATGAGCCAGTAATATCAGCACTTCACATTAGCTTGACACTCCAAAGAAGatcaacatatttcattgtatcTTTAGTCTTACCGATCGTCATACTCATAACTATTACGTCGGCCACTTTCCTGATACCCATCTCTTCCGGCGAGAGGACTTCATATGCTATTTCAATGTTACTGGCACTAACACTCTACTTGAGCTTGATTTCAGATAGTATCCCACAAGTGTCGGAGCCAGTGCCAGGCATATCCTTTTTTGTCACCCTGTCACTCTTCGCCTGCTCTGGACTTCTACTGCTTTCTTTATACACACTCAAATTAGATTTAGTGCAATCCCTCGATGGATTTCCAGCATGGATTGTCAGTTTGAAAAggttttttaaaagatttagcTGTAAGAGTTGTTCAAGTAACAAAACCAGTCAGGtagaaaaattaaaagaaaattgtgACGCATCAGTGGATGACACAAATTTTGGAAAGACTTCCGATGATGTCTCGGTGAAAAGTTTCGATAATGTTTCATTAGACCATGATAACGAAAGAGACCAAATTACGGTGTCCGATGTGAAGGAGTTTTTTGATATGTTCCTCTTTATCACTACCACTGCCTTCGGTATAATCACGATCATTTTCTACTTTGGAGCTTATGTCAAAGCATAATAACTATAGTACAGTACATACTGTCATGTTTatcaattacatatatgtatatcttgtttaaaaaaaaaaaaaattcatttgaatactgaataattatatctttttttttttttttttttatttcaatacgATTTTTAACCACTTTTTATggaaaaaaccccccaaaaaacaactCATCCCGTTAAAGAGTGTGAAGTTCTATCCTTAATATCATTACAACAAAACATGCATTACCTCTTATGTAAATAATAGCTGTCACATGGAATTTCATTGTTAAACTGGGGATTTTCAAAAACTGCTGGCATTATCAAATAAAACCAAAGACAGTGTGAGCAACGGGTCGGTTGTTATCCTGGAGTGAAATTTGTGATTTGCTGAAATCCTGtaaacttggttagaattaaACCGATACGTTCTATGTATATACTAGAAATGCTGTGTATCCTCTTGATCTGGGTCCTGTTGTACATATCAGTGTCAATGTATACTTGTAATGCTGAGTTATTGTGTCCAATAAAATAGTCACTTGTACTGAAATAATTGAATTGTCATTTGTCAAAacttaatcattttattaactTAAACTGTTATAGTCAGTACCTGATTTCAATCCTCACCCGTGACAGTTTGTGTTACACGGTAAATGGAATGGCGAGTGCTGTGGTTGTGTTCTTGGGCAAGACACCTTACCATAACTGCTCTGAATGGCATGCGACGGTCCTCACCTaaattgttcagtgaggtagtcactaactactacatgaagaccctgcctcaaaatgaccctatCTGTTCACAGGCCAATACATGGAGgtaataaaataacaaatcaTTGTGAACATGTGTAATACACTTAATAAGGTAGAGTTATTAGGACCATCGGAGGAACATTCCTAAGCTGTTCAAAGTTAACTTTAACTTCTAAGTACAAGTGTAGATACggtaaataaaattaaattgtcGAGGTCACTTATAAGTGCTGTGCATGAGGTATTGAAATACAGCAGAAACgcaaatattacataaataaatataaaatggcatatagaaagaaaacatttttattgtttctaAGTGCATTCCcgaatgttttactgatgattatCTTGTGTCATTTTAAAGAATTGTATTTACTTTAAAAGGGTCGTGGTTGCATTAAAGTTGTGAAGAATTACGTGTTTGAACCCAACATACAATGATTAAGTTTAATTCTTAGATCGATTTATCCGTAATGTCCGTCATATTTCCTGATAAACCACATCACAATTCCCTATATATTAGATTTCTGTGAATTACTCTCCCAGTTCATTTTGGTCCCCGGGTTTTTAAATTGTCCCCATTTTACTGCCTATTCCCCCTCCGTGCAATAACTGATATGTTTCCTGATAAGAGATCTGACAACTTTCGTTAAAAGAAACTCGTCTCGGAAATTTGTTGCCGACCGATGGATTGGTCTACCGTATCTGTTCTGGTGACTTGTTGAATCACACGTTCATGTTTATGTACTGTACTTTGTGCAAACCTTTCACTATCAACTGATTTAAAACACGCAACCTCTTTAttgatattgtacatttttgtatctcTGTTGCAGAAAGAAGCTAGCGTTAGGTTTCGCCTTATAATCACTTCAACCAACTCAACCAGCACGGCCATTTTTGTGTGGCCTATTTCTCGGAAATGACGAACCAATCGGAAGTattcttttttcattttaagtatCGAATGTAAAAACAATCGCATATATCACTTATCGATTTTCAATCGGAAAATCCCGAGACTAAAAACAGTATTCGATGACCAAGGGCCATATTTTCAACTCCAAAGCTCGTAGTGACTTTCCAATGTCGCATCCACTATAGAGTGtataagagttacctcccctcgcaCAAACCAGGAAGCGAGCGTAATATTTGACAGAAAATAGTTCGGAATACTAGGCGATAAAACAGGTCATTGTGTACGATTTAAGctgtttttctataatttatttaaattcaacaactgtcttcaaacatataaaagcgTGAATCATATTAGTTAATCACAAAAAATACTTCGCGGAAGGAGACAAGattgtctagtgtgttgttTCTTGGGAAAAATTATTTCCGATCcaatcctgaactcatcgggatTTATCATTGAAACAAGCGACATTTTTTATTCCCCGAGAGTTCCGAATGAATTTGTTCTATTGAAATTTGGCGATGACCGTTACGGTTGCTGTTATACAGCACCTAAAAATCAAGACCAAGCCTTCAAATATGTCAATGCAATATCAAAACTTACATAATTCAGATTAGTGCCTTCCTCAAGAATCTAATTTCCTCTTCTCAAGCGGAGAGATAATTAATGGCTTTCAAAAAAAGTCTTTGGTGCTTTACTTCTGGTATTCACATTCATCATTCCCCGCCCAACGAAGTTCGGCGGGGATATACAAATGTGTTTCGTTCGTCCGTCTGGCCAAATAAGCTTTCCGCacaatatcttttgaaggaatggACAGATcttgatgaaacttgcttggtagactAATGACCTAAACCCCTCGCTAAAGTTCAATTATCGTCATATTTCGCGCATATTTAATGAGACTGTTGTGATCCGATTGCTTTCCCCCacgatatcttttgaaggaatggtCAGATCTCgatgaaacttgcttggtagactAATGACCTAAACCCCTCGCTCCTGTTCAATTATCGTCATATTTCGCGCATATTTAATGAGACTGTTGTGATCCGATTGCTTTCCCCCacgatatcttttgaaggaatggtCAGATCTCgatgaaacttgcttggtagacttaTTACCTTAATCCCTCCCTCATGTTCGATGATCGTCATATTCCACGCATACTTAATGAGGCTGCCGATCGGATGATTGCTTTCCGCGCGATATCTTTTGGAGGAATCatcggattttgatgaaaattgctTTGCAGACTTTTTACCTGAACCCCTAGCTCAAGTTCGATTATCGTCATATTCCGAACATATTTAATAAGCCTGCTGttatctgattggctgattgcttTCCACGCGATATCTTTTGACGGACTcattggattttgatgaaacttgcttggtagacttaTTACCTAAACCCTTCGCCCAATTTAAGATTATCGTCACATTCCGCACATATCTAACGAGGCTGCTGCTGATTGGTTGATTGCTTTTCGCACAATATCTTTTTAAGGAATGATAGGAATTTGACGAGACTTGCTTGGTAGACTTGGTTATTAATTATCTCGACTTAAGTTTCCAGGAACTGGATGACCGAACACAAATACGTGTAATTAATCTCAATACGATGTCATGTGTTTCATGTTTTCTGCATGTCGCCCactttaattacatgtaatacactACAATATTTGCACGGGCGGGGGATCTTGATGActacgtccttgttatatataagttGGGTgtccattagatatatatttcaaaattaagcaTACCATCTTTTCTGCATTTTGTGAGTAATGTAGTCATATTGATGATGTGGCAACTTTAAGTCATTTATGTAGATATGAACCTCTATATCCTTTCATTCTAGTAAATCATTGGCCTTAGAATATAGGCTATTCAGCAGGAACATGCTTAACAAATttaacccatgtgacctttCAAGGTCAAACAAGTGTGACAGGTCTTTATTCCAGCATACTAATAATGACCCCATATCTAGCTCTCCTGCTCATCAACCTTTTGCAGCAAGATTTCAAGCCATTTTTCCAAGGTCACCATGAAAGCAGGACATGATCACTCATTAGAAAAAACCTAATTATTCTTGCAGCTTTTGATCTCTCTCTAAATGGTGATGGCCAAACATAATTGGCATCTACTTGATGCCATTTTAAGATCTTTTTACCTATTTGGTCATGTAACCTTCAAAGTAAGTCAAAATAAATTCACTTGAACATACCTTTATTTTGGCATGCTCCTGGACCAAAAACACTGCACCATGCTGTAAGATCATTTACCACATGTAGCTGTGTGTGTTGGTTTAATCCATGATTTCACCTTTTCGAATCTCCTTCAAATCGAACAACGCCAATTCGGTGTTACATTACAATAGTCAGTTAAAGATGATCTCTTTTCTACTGCTCTTTGTTATAATTTAATGTATAAAGTTCTTTAAAGAAGTCATACACATCCAACAAACACAAGTATAGTaccatttcaaattttatttaaataaataaataaatataacttattacattttatcacaTAACCGACATGTTTTTATCAAGCCATATATGACCAAGTCACAAATATTGTAAGACACATGTGTAATACCACTATTTATAATGTCATAAATAATGTAAGACACATGCTAACACCACTATTATAATGCCATGAAtaattatgacatcacagtaaatGTGACCCGACAGGATTGTCTCTGctgagaaaaaaatgtattgtgaaatttttctgttttctataaatatgaACTTGGAAGTTTTGACTTAAATATTCTCAGAAAGAAGCTTACACTTGTTGCTTAGTATTATGGATTTTATTAGActgttttttctgttttctataaatatgaACTTGGAAGTTTTGACTTAAATATTCTCAGAAAGAAGCTTACACTTGTTGCTTAGTATTATGGATTTTATTAGACTTTTTAGATAattcaaattattgaatttgtttaataaattccatattacaCAGCCACTTTTGTAAGATCCTTTATAAACAATCTATAATTCAATTGAAACATTGAAATAACTACATGCCAAACAACAAAGCGTTcgatttatatctataaaatctTTCTTTTCAAGAAACAATAACATTCTCccaatcattaaaaaaataaatatttgtgaaCAAGCAAGCTTTAACAATAATTATTTCATGATAAAGCTTTTgatcaaaagaaaaatatcatacttttaaaCTGCAATATTCACAACATGTGATTTTATCAATCTGTAGTGAGGTTATTAAATTTATAATGGTGTACAAAGTCAGTCATCAGCAAAGTTTTGCatcaaaatgtatcttaaaattactattaattacatataacCATCcagataaaatgtaaatatactctggttgatacaaatttaataaaaatattttgaaaaccaaacaatcattaatatcaataaaataaacatctcaTAGAAAACCTAAGTAATTCtcttgagaaaaaaataaagttacaCTCACAATGTAACAAAATGACACTCCCACAGCATGACACAATGTAACAAAGTGACACTGTTCAGAGCTTGACACAATGTAACAAAGTTACACTGTTCAGAGCTTGACACAATGTAACAAATGACACTGTTCAGAGCCTGACACAATGTAACAAAGTTACACTGTTCAGAGCTTGACACAATGTAACAAAGTTACACTGTTCAGAGCTTGACACAATGTAACAAATGACACTGTTCAGAGCCTGACACAATGTAACAAAGTTACTGTTCAGAGCATGACACAATGTAACAAAGTTACACTGTTCAGAGCTTGACACAATGTAACAAAGTTACACTGTTCAGAGCTTGACACAATGTAACAAAATGACACTGTTCAGAGCCTGACACAATGTAACAAAGTTACACTGTTCAGAGCCTGacacaatataacaataatactcTGAGTTCACACTAAAACTAAATAACTCTTCTAGCTTACCAGGTAACTAAAGGCAACTCTTCAAATCAGCTTGCATTGAAACAAAGTGACTCTCTACAGAGAACACATTGTTACAAAGAGACTCTCCTCAGAGAATACATTGAAACACAGTGACTCTCTTCAGATAATACATTGAAACAACTTGACTCTCATCAGAGAATACATTGAAACAAAATTACTCTCTACAGAAAACACATTGTTACAAAGTGACTCTCCTCAGAgaatacattgttacaaagtGACTCTCTTCAGAGAATAAATTGAAACAAAGTTACTCTCTTCAGAGAATACATTGAAACAAAGAGACTCTCCTCAGAgaatacaatgttacaaagtgactCTCCTCAGAGATACATTGAAACAAAGAGACTTTCTTCAGATAATACATTGAAACAAAGTAACTCTCCTCAGAGAATACATTTAAACAAAGTTACTCTCCTCAGAGAACACATTGAAACAAAGTTACTCTCCTCAGAgaatacattgttacaaagcAACTCTCCTCAGAGAATATATTGTTACAAAGCAACTCTCCTCAGAGAATACATTGAAACAAAGTGAATCTCCTCAGATAATACATTGAAACAAAGAGACTCTCCTCAGATAATACATTGAAACAAAGTGACTCACCTCAGAgaatacaatgttacaaagtgactCTCCTCGGAGAATACATTGAAACAAAGTTACTCTCTTCAGAGAATACATTGAAACAAAGTGACTCTTCAGataatacatttaaacaaagTGACTCTCCTCAGAGatacattgaaaacaaagtGACTTTCTTCAGAgaatacattaaaacaaaattactcTCTACAGAGAACACATTGAAACAAAGTTACTCTCCTCAGAGAATACATTGAAACAAAGAGACTCTCCTCAGAGGATACATTGAAACAAAGAGACTCTCCTCAGAGAATACATTGAAACAAAGAGACTCTCCTCAGAGGATACATTGAAACAAAGAGACTCTCCTCAGAgaatacaatgttacaaagtgactCTCCTCAGAGGATACATTGAAACAAAGAGACTCTCCTCAGAgaatacaatgttacaaagtgactCTCCTCAGATAATACATTGAAACAAAGTAACTCTATCAAGGGAACACACATTGTAACATCGCACATTTGTAACATAGCAATGTTCTTAATGATTGCATACAAACCACAAGTACATGCAGTTTATCATAtaacattttgtaaaatatatcctTAATTTGATTTAAGTCATATagtgtgtaaggtagcatataaccttaactctaacataaatcacaggtataatgcattaaaatatacatattttaaaacaataaaaacacaaaccataATATCACATCACAAGCGCTTTCACTTACTTTCTGAAAGTAAGTGAAAGCGCTTGTGATGTGATATTAtagtttgtgtttttattatttcgatgtacaattgtatatccATTGCAAGGACACTTAATTTTATATTACTCTGATCACAAAAAACAGGTTTAGTGTCTGAGGTAGCATATGCTTTTAGTTCTTAACACACCTGACACATATAGCATTGtaatgtgacatatatatatttgtaaaaagtTCCATGATATGGGCACATCTATGATAATACAATGATCAAATCCACTTATAATACAAAAAATTGGTTAGTGTACTGTTACAGTCTACTGGCTAACTGTAAtagaatatcattttttttcctGAGGAAACTTCTGTCATTTTCTATCAAACAGTTTATCAATACAGGGTTCAAGAAGATTTTGAGTCATCAAATTCCAAGATTTTTCCTGGAATTTCGATGGGCACTATCAAAGTTTGGTGAAATTTCAACAGTTACATAACAATATAAAGTATACTATCACATCAACAATATTGTAATACTACCATTGTACATATTAAACTAGCTAAAATAGACAATAACACAGACACTTGGAAAATTTCTTTTTGTGAGaattgtagaaaaaaaataaattcaaacacCAAAAACATGAATTTAAAGACTTTTTAAGGCATGTATGCCTAATTTCCAGAAATTGAAGGCATGTTGCTGAACCCAAAGACTTTTTCTGGCAAGTACCAAAATCTAAGACCACTTCATTTCTGTGTGACCCATGTAAACCGTTTAAAGCAGAAATCAGATTTTTAAATGCATTTACTTTACATCAACTCAATTTATGAATGACATGTTGATGAAAGTTTACGTAGATATGTTACTACTGCAGCACTGGCAATATAATTTCTTGATTGTACCTCATTCTTCTATATTCTGGTATTGTCAGGTGTAATTTAGTACTGACATGGCTAAAGAGTTATGGCTTAAGTAAAGTTAAGGTACTGATTTTGAAAGATTCAAGATTTACCTCACAAACAacaaattaatgaattaataaaaAGTGTGAACTTACAGTATAATGAtgagataaaacaaaattctgaCATGTGCACTAACAAAAATGAAGACATAGGCAAAAATATGAAGGCCTTTCAAGAGGGGAGTGATGTTCAAGTCAGAACATTTGACGGTCTGAAACTGTCAACCCCGCATTGCAGACAATTCAAGGTCTGAAACTGTCAACCCCACATTGCAGACAATTTCACTATGTGGATACAGACGATCTCATGATGTTGATTGACAACACCATCTCTACATTTAAAAGAGGTTGGATATCTTTGAAGCCAGACCACAGTTGCTAATCCTGGACTTTCATTTGTGGCCACTAGGGAATGCTGATCTATATGCTTTTGGCAATGAAGAGTTGAGTGATTTACTCAGTCAGTCCCCAGTCTCTTCTTTCCTCACAGAAAAGGAAATTGACTCTATCATAGATAATGACTGGATCTCCCTCAACATTCAGTCAAACCCCTCTATTTTTGcatagcattttttttttaaactttcatTACAAGAATATTATTCTTAGATATAGGATTATCTGCTttcatctaaaaaaaaatttgctgGACTTGAAAGCAAAAACTGGAGAatactttttatatttcttCTCTCTCTGGATATGGCCTGCAATTTCTAAAATAGGCAACAAAGAGTTGCTGTGCTACCTTTGTAGTGTCCGAGGAGGTGAACGAGCTATGAATCACAGCCCAAGAAAAGGAACTACAAAAGTGTTAAATCAATGGAACCAAAAATTCAGGAAATTATCAAACTTAATGAAATGCATGTGTTCGCTAATGTTGATTCAGGTCAGAGTAACAAAATGCTACCAGTACACCAGTTGCAACAGAAGAAAAGCCTGAAGTAGTAGCTGGTAGGAGGATGACACCTCAAGCAAAGAGGAGTCCTCTGTTAAATCTAAAACTTTGAAGCAACCTGATTGAAATGCAGACCAATTAAGACAAAGATAGATGCTAAACCCGTGTTGCCTGTCAGGACACTATCCAAAAAAGCAGACACAACAACTAGACAAACATTGCTGAAACTTAACTGGAACTCTCCAGGATGGCTGACAAATACCCCCAttcctaatatatatatatgtctattatTCTTATGCAAATTATTAAATTCTATGGGTGGTTCCCccttttaaaacaaaacctggagtcctggggtgacgtagatgttttactggaatagcccttactataaataaaaaattgattTCTGGCATATTCCGCACAGTATTTTGAGTTTTGTTCGGTTGATTATTATTGCTTTGCGACACCTGGTTTATAGAAAGTCAATGTTTTGTATACCATAGCAATAAGCgtcaagtttatatatatatatatatacaggatctGATATGAGTGGcgatgtaatatggaatttattaaaccGTAAACGAGTtcaatacatgtaatttgatatGTCACGAGCCTTTTGGCGAGTGAcatatgaaattatttaatgagtttaataaattccatattacattgacacaagtgtaagattctgtttatcacataactcatatttatgaaaaaacaAGCGTAAAACATCTATGTTTCCCCTATATAAGACAGGCTAATTTCAACTCGGATGTTGCGCTTCTTATTACCGAGACAATCgtgtgacgtcatttatatatgacgtcacaatagtgttattacacatgtgtaatacaatatttatgacatggtcGTATTACATGGCAGAAcaggccagttatgtgataaatagtgATCTGACAAAGTTACAGTAGACAACATAATAGCTCTACAGTGTGTTGACTTTTCACATCATCTCTTGTATAACTATAAGCTTGTGGTTCAACCTTCTAAGTCAAAAGCAAGGTCATTGTTAATAGTATTTATAActagatttattttgaattttgagaaCTGTTTTGCCTGGTATGCAACAGCAATAAGAAAACTAATGTTTTGGTTCCACATTTCAGCActttataacaaaatgttttgtCTTTCTAGGAAAAAACAACTCAACTTAGCAGAACATACTGAAATAGATGATGCTGAGCTGAGTGAATCCCTCTCTTGTGCTGGTAATTCACAAATCTCTTGTGCTGGTTGTTCACAAGATATAGATAGAAATGTCTCCCTAGATAGTTCCTCAGAAGAGATCAATGACTTGATGTTGGAAAACACCATGGATATTTGCGAGAATGAAAGTAATGGCGATTCCAGTGAAGGATGGTCGATAGATTCCGATTCTGACAATGAAGACGATATCAATTCAGAGTTACATTCTTTCCAAAGCCCACCATTGTTTGTTTTGCCCCCTTCAAGTGAGGTGTTCAAATCAAATATAACCCATTATGAACATTTGCTAGCAGTAAATGCGCTTGCTACATCTGGGAATCTAAGTAGCTTagtacagtgcattccgcttaatcgggttgcctatttgcggggactttttacccgattaaccgacttacccgataagccgaaatgcacgtcgccatcttggatttggtccgtaatggtagtcagacttgggtcgattttggatgaaaatatttgcgttattattgttaataaacggtgtttttgtttgtgcttttactgatgtcaaattgtcagattactattactaattgtataaaaatgtgtgtattaaaataacaaaaccttaatgattttcttattcgcggcacagtacaatcgtagcacctcaaatcggggggtcatacatccctgtttcatccgtgtgttcctaatttgacatacgatctaaggactcgccgacaattacatctaaaatcatttatgtttatcatagagacattcttatgttcgctttgaagtttaaaatattccatattatttccaattaccaaagcacagagatcggagaaaccgagtttatttaggtcgtttcctgtggtataaatttatacaaacttgacactggcagtcactgataaaacaacacgaaatccaatgtaatgtttttattaaccagttctaatcctaacctgaataggaattatgagctaacgtcgggcgtctgtcattttactgctcgctactgatttttaactcacctgtgtatcggtgtcgtcacatttccccgtggcgaacccctcactttggattcgccacatacagtaagcggtgatatcaatcgatctgtagcaatatcagacccaggtgaaaacctattgttttggtttttgcttcgaagattttacatcccagacgtaaaagtttaattgtctagtcgcttaattatgcttttaaaaccccattacgttttgcctgctgctgactctaaaaataacatttaattttacccacaattcttagtcgacttcctgttggggaaaaaccacacgaggcagaatcaacaacaacacagttctgaacatgacaaaaccccgacataacatta
It includes:
- the LOC117342918 gene encoding neuronal acetylcholine receptor subunit beta-4-like, with protein sequence MEHYWKYLLFLIIIGTIVSQYGVRSATLDDVVQLQTDLFTNYSVNHRPITNHTDTLNVSAGVFLINILELDDVSGVIEINFVLSLHWTDHRLSWTPSSYGGLTTHTLLPSYVWCPKIYLLTTADELESFTGPNFPVIVESNGNVQWLPGKLVKSSCRVDITHFPTDTQTCTFIISPWGFSPSELYLTFLSSTLFLQYARPNGEWEIVSTLVKQTSVYEPVISALHISLTLQRRSTYFIVSLVLPIVILITITSATFLIPISSGERTSYAISMLLALTLYLSLISDSIPQVSEPVPGISFFVTLSLFACSGLLLLSLYTLKLDLVQSLDGFPAWIVSLKRFFKRFSCKSCSSNKTSQVEKLKENCDASVDDTNFGKTSDDVSVKSFDNVSLDHDNERDQITVSDVKEFFDMFLFITTTAFGIITIIFYFGAYVKA